One Gordonia zhaorongruii DNA segment encodes these proteins:
- a CDS encoding NAD-dependent succinate-semialdehyde dehydrogenase, protein MTSYVTENPSTGEVEKEFPTLTDDQIEPVLARSAAAYSEWKGTPVDQRVRMLRDTAAAYRDRVDELAAVIAREMGKPIGEAKGELAITAMIYDWYADNGPALLETEQLDPQGAAESVVTREAVGSLIGIMPWNFPYYQVARFVAPNLLLGNVIILKHAPICAASSALMEEIAHAAGVPTDAYINIYASNEQIADMIADKRIQGVSLTGSGRAGAAVAEVAARNLKKSVLELGGSDAFILLDSEDAGVSAAGAAAMRLMNCGQACNSPKRFIVHESLYDDFVSGLVSAIDAAAVGDPAEAGTKVGPLSSVQARDRVVEQVDEAVAAGAKLHTGGTALDRPGAFMAPGVITGVTEDMDLYRDEIFGPVAVVYSVSDDEQAVKLANDVDYGLSGSVWSSDVERATGIADRLEVGMAMVNEHGTTLPGLPFGGVKASGYGRELGQWGLGEFANVRLRRIAKSK, encoded by the coding sequence ATGACGTCATATGTGACCGAGAACCCATCCACCGGCGAAGTCGAGAAAGAGTTCCCGACCCTCACCGACGATCAGATCGAACCGGTTCTGGCTCGTTCCGCCGCGGCGTACAGCGAGTGGAAGGGGACACCCGTCGACCAACGGGTGCGGATGCTGCGCGACACCGCGGCGGCCTACCGCGACCGCGTGGACGAACTCGCTGCGGTGATCGCGCGCGAGATGGGCAAGCCCATCGGGGAGGCCAAGGGCGAACTGGCGATCACGGCGATGATCTACGACTGGTACGCCGACAACGGTCCGGCGCTCCTCGAGACCGAGCAGCTCGATCCCCAGGGTGCCGCCGAGTCGGTCGTCACCCGTGAGGCAGTCGGCTCGCTGATCGGCATCATGCCGTGGAACTTCCCGTACTACCAGGTGGCTCGTTTCGTAGCGCCGAACCTGTTGCTCGGCAACGTCATCATCCTCAAGCACGCACCGATCTGCGCTGCGTCGTCGGCGCTGATGGAGGAGATCGCACACGCCGCAGGCGTGCCCACCGACGCCTACATCAACATCTACGCAAGCAACGAGCAGATCGCCGACATGATCGCGGACAAGCGGATCCAGGGCGTCTCGCTGACCGGCAGCGGACGCGCGGGCGCGGCGGTCGCCGAGGTGGCAGCCCGGAACCTGAAGAAGTCGGTACTCGAACTCGGCGGGTCGGATGCGTTCATCCTCCTCGACTCCGAGGACGCCGGGGTCTCGGCCGCCGGTGCGGCGGCGATGCGCCTGATGAACTGCGGGCAGGCGTGCAACTCACCGAAGCGATTCATCGTCCACGAGTCCCTGTACGACGATTTCGTGTCCGGACTGGTCTCCGCGATCGATGCGGCAGCTGTGGGCGATCCGGCCGAGGCCGGCACCAAGGTGGGGCCGCTGTCATCGGTTCAGGCGCGTGACCGAGTGGTCGAACAGGTCGACGAAGCGGTGGCGGCGGGCGCGAAGCTGCACACCGGCGGCACTGCGCTCGACCGCCCGGGCGCCTTCATGGCGCCGGGCGTGATCACCGGCGTCACCGAGGACATGGACCTGTACCGCGATGAGATCTTCGGTCCGGTCGCCGTCGTCTACTCGGTCTCCGACGACGAGCAAGCAGTGAAACTGGCCAACGACGTCGACTACGGACTCTCCGGTTCGGTGTGGAGCTCGGACGTCGAACGTGCCACGGGCATCGCCGATCGCCTCGAAGTCGGCATGGCGATGGTCAACGAGCACGGCACCACGCTGCCGGGTCTGCCCTTCGGTGGCGTCAAGGCGTCCGGGTACGGGCGCGAGCTGGGGCAGTGGGGCCTCGGCGAGTTCGCCAACGTGCGGTTGCGCCGCATCGCGAAAAGTAAGTAG
- a CDS encoding HhH-GPD-type base excision DNA repair protein yields the protein MAKLQIAQDPVADELLSNDPFALLSGMLLDQQFPMERAFAGPAKIAERFGTLDPAAIADAEPDSFADLCSTPPAIHRYGRSMAGRIQSLARIIVDEYDGDTASIWTTARTGKELFDRIHALPGFGEQKAKIFTALLAKQLDVKPSGWTKVTGDYGRKGFRSVADVVDGDSLQRVRDFKKAAKAAAKK from the coding sequence ATGGCGAAACTTCAGATTGCTCAGGACCCGGTTGCCGACGAGCTGCTCTCGAATGATCCGTTCGCTCTGCTCTCCGGCATGCTCCTGGACCAGCAGTTCCCGATGGAGCGCGCCTTCGCCGGTCCGGCGAAGATCGCCGAACGGTTCGGCACTCTCGACCCCGCGGCCATCGCGGACGCAGAACCGGACTCGTTCGCCGACCTCTGCTCGACTCCCCCGGCGATCCACCGGTACGGACGGTCGATGGCGGGCCGGATCCAGAGTCTCGCGCGCATCATCGTCGACGAGTACGACGGCGACACCGCGTCCATCTGGACCACCGCGCGCACGGGAAAGGAGCTCTTCGACCGCATCCATGCGCTCCCCGGATTCGGCGAGCAGAAGGCGAAGATCTTCACCGCGCTCCTCGCCAAGCAACTCGACGTGAAGCCCTCCGGGTGGACCAAGGTGACCGGCGACTACGGGAGGAAAGGGTTCCGTTCGGTCGCCGACGTCGTGGACGGCGACTCCCTCCAACGCGTCCGGGACTTCAAGAAGGCGGCGAAAGCGGCAGCCAAGAAGTAG
- a CDS encoding alpha/beta hydrolase, producing MTPMRHPVSKTLVATALAAGLVAGGVTTTRAFADPEESTTTPEARGGQTPGTVYANRTLPDDDLVPGAASAEQFSYWTQGTDERTHLSTAVLLHPKGKAPSGGWPVIAYAYDPAGVAQQCSASESGGAVDAGAVSSLLQDDYAVVLPGYSTIPAAGSPQFADFTVAAHVVSDAVRAATDVESDLSPRWAVVGEGLGAGAAIELGSKGSGWETKKLDFRGAAATDLPIGYSDTVADLSPRSADAPSSVVTDVVYTLASLDDKDVAPLLSTRGKKLVEQAKTTCATALTRAIGTTDLSDLVRKPISSNGKLAAQMRDRLGLISRGFSRPVLISQKLVDKSADVPTSLGYLANAQLASNKVVAKTYLTTDGKTADRQEDAEVSKFVKGLF from the coding sequence ATGACCCCGATGCGCCACCCCGTCTCCAAGACCCTCGTCGCCACCGCCCTGGCTGCGGGACTCGTCGCAGGCGGCGTCACCACGACGCGCGCATTCGCCGACCCGGAGGAGTCGACGACCACTCCGGAGGCCCGAGGCGGTCAGACGCCCGGCACCGTCTACGCCAACCGGACGCTCCCGGACGACGACCTGGTGCCCGGCGCGGCCTCGGCGGAGCAGTTCAGCTACTGGACGCAGGGCACCGATGAACGGACGCACCTGTCGACGGCCGTGCTTCTCCATCCGAAGGGCAAGGCACCGTCCGGCGGCTGGCCGGTGATCGCCTACGCGTACGACCCGGCGGGCGTCGCCCAGCAATGCTCGGCGTCCGAGTCGGGCGGTGCCGTCGACGCCGGTGCGGTGTCGTCACTCCTGCAGGACGACTACGCCGTCGTCCTGCCCGGATACTCGACCATTCCGGCCGCCGGCTCGCCGCAGTTCGCCGACTTCACCGTCGCCGCGCACGTCGTCTCGGATGCTGTGCGTGCAGCGACCGACGTGGAATCGGATCTGTCGCCGCGCTGGGCCGTCGTGGGCGAGGGCCTCGGAGCCGGTGCCGCCATCGAGCTGGGCAGCAAGGGTTCGGGGTGGGAGACCAAGAAGCTCGACTTCCGCGGTGCTGCGGCCACCGACCTGCCGATCGGCTACTCGGACACCGTGGCAGACCTGAGCCCGCGCTCAGCTGATGCTCCGTCGAGCGTCGTCACCGATGTCGTCTACACGCTCGCCTCGCTCGACGACAAGGACGTCGCCCCGCTGCTGTCCACCCGCGGCAAGAAGCTCGTCGAGCAGGCCAAGACCACGTGCGCAACCGCGCTGACACGCGCGATCGGCACGACGGACCTGTCCGACCTGGTGCGCAAGCCCATCTCGTCGAACGGCAAGCTAGCGGCGCAGATGCGCGACCGTCTCGGCCTCATCAGCCGCGGTTTCAGTCGTCCGGTGCTGATCAGTCAGAAGCTCGTCGACAAGTCCGCCGACGTTCCGACGTCGCTCGGCTACCTCGCGAACGCGCAGCTGGCCAGCAACAAGGTCGTGGCGAAGACGTACCTGACCACCGACGGCAAGACGGCTGACCGGCAGGAGGACGCCGAGGTGTCGAAGTTCGTGAAGGGCCTGTTCTGA
- a CDS encoding CoA-acylating methylmalonate-semialdehyde dehydrogenase — translation MGELRTIDHYIDGRRVAGKGDSADVYDPSTGAVQAQVPLATTADVNAAVASAAVAQREWASWNPQRRARVIMKFIDLVNQNIDELADMLSSEHGKTLPDARGDVQRGIDVMEFSVGIPHLLKGEYTEGAGSGIDVYSMRQPLGVVAGITPFNFPAMIPLWKAGPALACGNAFVLKPSERDPSVPVRLAELFTEAGLPDGVFQVVHGDKTAVDALLHNPTVKGVGFVGSSDIAQYIYETAAANGKRSQAFGGAKNHMIVMPDADLDQAVDALVGAGYGSAGERCMAISVAVPVGEETANALRAKLIERVEKLRVGHSHDTTADYGPLVSAQALERVKSYIAKGAEEGAELVIDGRTRGADDTEFDGTDITGGYYVGPTLFDHVTKDMTIWTDEIFGPVVTIVRAKGYDEALSLPSEHEYGNGVAIFTRDGDAARDFTSRVEVGMVGVNVPIPVPVAYHTFGGWKRSGFGDLNQHGPASIMFYTKTKTVTSRWPSGIKDGADFSIPTMD, via the coding sequence ATGGGCGAGCTGCGCACCATCGACCACTACATCGACGGCCGTCGAGTCGCAGGCAAGGGCGACTCCGCCGACGTCTACGACCCCAGCACCGGCGCCGTTCAGGCACAGGTGCCGCTAGCCACCACCGCCGACGTCAACGCCGCCGTCGCGTCGGCCGCCGTGGCCCAGCGCGAATGGGCGTCGTGGAACCCGCAGCGTCGCGCTCGCGTCATCATGAAGTTCATCGATCTGGTGAACCAGAACATCGACGAGCTCGCCGACATGCTCTCCTCCGAGCACGGCAAGACCCTCCCCGATGCCCGCGGCGACGTCCAGCGCGGCATCGACGTCATGGAATTCTCGGTCGGCATCCCGCACCTGCTCAAGGGCGAGTACACCGAAGGCGCGGGCAGCGGAATCGACGTGTACTCGATGCGCCAGCCGCTCGGCGTGGTCGCCGGCATCACGCCGTTCAACTTCCCTGCGATGATCCCGCTGTGGAAGGCCGGCCCGGCCCTCGCGTGCGGCAACGCCTTCGTCCTGAAGCCGTCCGAGCGCGACCCGTCCGTTCCCGTCCGCCTCGCGGAACTGTTCACCGAGGCCGGCCTGCCGGATGGTGTGTTCCAGGTGGTCCACGGCGACAAGACCGCCGTCGACGCGCTGCTGCACAATCCGACCGTCAAGGGCGTCGGCTTCGTCGGCAGCTCCGATATCGCGCAGTACATCTACGAGACCGCCGCCGCCAACGGCAAGCGCAGCCAGGCTTTCGGCGGCGCCAAGAACCACATGATCGTCATGCCCGACGCCGATCTCGACCAGGCCGTCGATGCCCTGGTGGGCGCGGGCTACGGCTCAGCGGGCGAGCGGTGCATGGCCATCTCGGTGGCCGTCCCGGTCGGCGAGGAGACGGCGAATGCACTGCGCGCGAAGCTGATCGAGCGTGTTGAGAAGCTCCGCGTCGGCCACAGCCATGACACGACCGCCGACTACGGGCCGCTCGTCAGCGCTCAGGCCCTCGAACGCGTGAAGTCGTACATCGCCAAGGGCGCCGAGGAGGGCGCGGAACTCGTCATCGACGGCCGTACCCGCGGTGCCGACGACACCGAGTTCGACGGCACCGACATCACCGGCGGCTACTACGTCGGCCCGACCCTCTTCGACCACGTCACCAAGGACATGACGATCTGGACCGACGAGATCTTCGGACCGGTCGTGACCATCGTGCGCGCCAAGGGCTACGACGAGGCGCTCTCGCTCCCCTCAGAGCACGAGTACGGCAACGGCGTCGCGATCTTCACCCGCGACGGCGACGCGGCACGCGATTTCACCTCGCGGGTCGAGGTCGGCATGGTCGGCGTCAACGTTCCGATCCCCGTGCCGGTTGCCTACCACACGTTCGGCGGCTGGAAGCGCTCCGGATTCGGTGACCTGAACCAGCACGGCCCGGCGTCGATCATGTTCTACACGAAGACGAAGACCGTCACGTCGCGCTGGCCCTCGGGCATCAAAGACGGCGCGGACTTCTCGATCCCGACGATGGACTGA
- a CDS encoding WS/DGAT domain-containing protein: MLHEMAPADAAMYWASMQTGNDQFLLFAFERSGEVSDAELTAELRRRAAGIADLHLAVEPVPVDLDYPRWTTTGIRDDAIVVHPRGRDWADCRSAVAALIGTQLREDRSLWRIHVFDDVQGVPRASSAAGRVVVLQISHALGDGRRVSAIARALFGGEVPIVRDQPVAVEDHRLAALRGTALIGPRMAWTTVAGLAASARRDPPDEVSPSYPAATVPGPVPATRLNTDPGDHRVLRTLTVPADRVRPGGAPVTAGALAVLAEVLPGFVGAPDAGPVVELTVAFDDPHVGASPPDDSQPDQDPGPLPRNRFQTVGMSLHTEVPDRAERAQLIAADIRAARRRVNAPSRVAEREVAAAAPAVLASAAVRMRRDAPRPSHVSGATMVSSVDRGPADLVFAGCPVVFTAGFPALSRVHGMTHGVHGIGGAVTISVCAGGPAAVGIDGYLEQLARAFG; the protein is encoded by the coding sequence TTGTTGCACGAGATGGCGCCCGCGGACGCCGCGATGTACTGGGCGTCCATGCAGACCGGGAACGATCAGTTCCTGCTGTTCGCGTTCGAGCGCTCCGGTGAGGTGTCCGACGCTGAACTGACCGCCGAGCTGCGACGCCGCGCGGCCGGGATCGCCGACCTTCATCTGGCGGTGGAGCCGGTACCCGTCGACCTGGACTATCCGCGATGGACGACGACCGGTATCCGCGATGACGCGATCGTCGTGCATCCGCGTGGTCGGGACTGGGCCGACTGCCGGTCGGCCGTGGCGGCGCTGATCGGCACCCAGTTGCGGGAGGACCGGTCGCTGTGGCGCATCCACGTGTTCGACGACGTTCAGGGCGTCCCTCGTGCGAGCTCCGCCGCGGGGCGGGTGGTCGTCCTGCAGATCTCGCATGCGCTCGGCGACGGGCGACGAGTCTCGGCGATCGCCCGGGCACTGTTCGGCGGCGAGGTCCCGATCGTTCGGGACCAGCCGGTGGCGGTGGAGGATCATCGGCTGGCAGCACTGCGCGGCACGGCACTGATCGGCCCGCGCATGGCGTGGACGACGGTGGCGGGCCTCGCCGCATCGGCGCGGCGGGATCCGCCTGACGAGGTGAGCCCGTCTTACCCGGCAGCGACCGTGCCGGGACCGGTGCCGGCGACCCGGCTCAACACCGACCCTGGCGATCACCGTGTTCTGCGCACCCTGACCGTCCCCGCCGACCGGGTGCGTCCCGGCGGCGCACCCGTCACTGCCGGGGCACTGGCCGTGCTGGCCGAGGTGCTGCCCGGATTCGTCGGCGCACCCGACGCGGGGCCGGTGGTGGAGCTGACCGTCGCGTTCGACGATCCGCACGTCGGGGCGTCGCCACCGGACGATTCGCAACCGGACCAGGATCCGGGCCCGTTGCCCCGAAACCGGTTCCAGACCGTCGGGATGAGTCTGCATACCGAGGTACCCGACCGCGCCGAGCGCGCACAGCTCATCGCCGCCGACATCCGGGCCGCTCGCAGGCGGGTGAACGCGCCATCCAGAGTCGCCGAGCGAGAGGTGGCGGCGGCCGCCCCCGCAGTTCTGGCATCGGCGGCCGTCCGCATGCGCCGCGACGCCCCGCGGCCGTCGCATGTCAGCGGCGCGACGATGGTGTCCTCGGTCGATCGCGGACCCGCCGATCTGGTCTTCGCGGGGTGCCCGGTCGTGTTCACCGCGGGATTCCCCGCGCTGTCGCGCGTGCACGGAATGACGCACGGGGTGCACGGAATCGGTGGGGCCGTCACCATTTCGGTGTGTGCGGGCGGGCCCGCGGCGGTGGGGATCGACGGCTACCTCGAGCAGCTCGCGAGAGCCTTCGGCTGA
- a CDS encoding acetyl-CoA acetyltransferase, whose product MTESTISGAIDPATPVIVGVGQASERLDDPGYRAAGEADLAAGAVREAFADTGADPDAVAGLIDVVTAVRSFEKSSPASSSPLGRPDNMPRAVAERTAMSPGRAVEEVTGGQSPEHLVHEFGAEIAAGRIEAVVLFGAEAMSTIRAAQRGDDRPDYGETVGGQLEDRGYGITGLTSLEEVRHGVMTPIAQYSVAENARRHRLGLSQADYAARMGELFAPMTAVAARNPHSAAPQEYSPSDLVEPTESNRRVSVPYTRRLVARDQVNQAAAVVLMSAGCARAAGIDPARWVFVHGHADAVEPPLLGRPDLSQAPSAPAAVREALRMADIRLDEVATLDLYSCFPIAVSNVCDALGLEPDDPRGLTATGGLPYFGGPGNNFAMHSIAEIVAAARSRPGSFGLVAANGGILSKYSVGVYSTTPTPWRASTSADLQREIDRAPRIELTRYADGPAVIESFTVLDPDLPSRFAAVIARLPDQSRFVANADGDTLLDLLTGPDDPIGSTVFARSSASRNVVTATRAELDERHPRHPVGFADEYEDLDVRRDGHVLEVVINRPASRNAMSPVTNAELDAVFDAYFADPDLWVAILTGAGDQAFSSGNDLAASAGGGVPTIPENGFGGLTARRSLPKPVIAAVNGFALGGGLEVALACHLIVADEQATFGLPEVRVGLIAAAGGLVRLPRTLPPALARDMILTGRRLDTTEALAHGLVSRIAPHGGVMDAARRAAAEILRGSPSSVRASIAAMSAADAEPDTVSAVRGSLGALDSVLVSQDTHEGIMAFVEKREPRWTGR is encoded by the coding sequence ATGACCGAGTCGACCATCTCTGGAGCCATCGATCCCGCCACCCCCGTCATCGTAGGCGTCGGACAAGCATCCGAACGGCTCGACGATCCGGGCTACCGTGCAGCAGGTGAAGCCGACCTCGCGGCCGGCGCCGTACGTGAGGCCTTCGCCGACACCGGCGCCGACCCGGACGCGGTCGCCGGCCTGATCGACGTCGTCACAGCCGTCCGCTCCTTCGAGAAGTCCAGTCCCGCATCGTCATCGCCGCTCGGCAGACCGGACAACATGCCGCGCGCCGTGGCCGAGCGCACTGCGATGAGTCCGGGCCGCGCGGTGGAGGAGGTCACCGGAGGTCAGAGTCCCGAGCACCTGGTGCACGAGTTCGGCGCTGAGATCGCCGCGGGCCGTATCGAAGCGGTCGTTCTCTTCGGCGCGGAGGCCATGTCGACGATCCGTGCCGCGCAACGCGGAGACGACCGCCCGGACTACGGCGAGACCGTCGGCGGGCAGTTGGAGGACCGCGGATACGGCATCACCGGTCTCACCTCCCTCGAAGAGGTGCGGCACGGAGTGATGACGCCGATCGCGCAGTACTCGGTCGCCGAGAACGCCCGCAGGCACCGGCTCGGACTGTCGCAGGCCGACTACGCCGCGAGGATGGGCGAACTCTTCGCGCCGATGACCGCAGTCGCCGCCAGGAATCCCCATTCCGCTGCGCCACAGGAGTACTCGCCATCGGACCTGGTCGAACCGACCGAGTCGAACCGCCGGGTGTCCGTGCCGTACACGCGTCGCCTCGTCGCGCGCGATCAGGTGAATCAGGCCGCGGCGGTCGTTCTGATGTCGGCAGGTTGCGCACGGGCGGCGGGCATCGATCCCGCACGATGGGTGTTCGTGCACGGCCACGCCGACGCGGTGGAGCCCCCATTGCTCGGCCGGCCCGACCTGTCGCAGGCCCCTTCTGCTCCCGCGGCCGTGCGCGAGGCACTGCGGATGGCGGACATCCGCCTCGATGAGGTCGCCACCCTCGACCTGTACAGCTGCTTCCCGATCGCCGTGTCGAACGTGTGCGACGCACTCGGTCTCGAGCCGGACGATCCCCGCGGGCTCACCGCTACCGGCGGCCTCCCCTACTTCGGCGGACCCGGCAACAACTTCGCCATGCACTCGATCGCCGAGATCGTCGCAGCCGCCCGGTCCCGGCCCGGTTCGTTCGGGCTGGTGGCCGCCAACGGTGGGATCCTGAGCAAATACTCGGTCGGCGTGTACTCCACGACTCCGACTCCCTGGCGCGCCTCGACGTCGGCCGACCTGCAGCGCGAGATCGATCGCGCACCGCGTATCGAGCTGACCCGATACGCCGACGGCCCTGCGGTGATCGAGTCGTTCACCGTTCTCGATCCCGACCTGCCCAGCCGATTCGCAGCGGTGATCGCGCGGCTTCCGGATCAGAGCAGATTCGTCGCCAATGCCGACGGCGACACCCTCCTCGACCTGCTCACCGGCCCCGACGATCCGATCGGGAGCACCGTGTTCGCCCGATCGTCCGCCTCCCGGAACGTGGTGACGGCGACCCGCGCCGAACTCGACGAGCGGCATCCGCGACATCCCGTCGGGTTCGCCGACGAGTACGAGGACCTCGACGTGCGACGCGACGGCCACGTGCTGGAGGTCGTGATCAACCGGCCTGCGTCGCGCAATGCGATGAGTCCCGTCACGAACGCCGAGCTCGACGCGGTGTTCGACGCCTACTTCGCCGACCCCGACCTGTGGGTGGCGATCCTGACCGGAGCAGGCGACCAGGCATTCTCCTCCGGCAACGACCTCGCGGCGAGCGCCGGTGGCGGGGTGCCGACGATTCCGGAGAACGGCTTCGGCGGTCTCACGGCACGTCGGTCCCTCCCGAAGCCCGTCATCGCCGCCGTCAACGGGTTCGCCCTCGGTGGCGGGCTCGAAGTGGCCCTCGCCTGCCACCTGATCGTCGCCGATGAGCAGGCCACATTCGGACTGCCCGAGGTACGCGTCGGGTTGATCGCCGCGGCGGGCGGTCTGGTCCGCCTCCCGCGCACGCTCCCACCGGCGCTGGCCCGAGACATGATCCTCACCGGGCGTCGACTCGACACGACCGAGGCCCTCGCTCACGGTCTGGTCTCGCGCATCGCGCCGCACGGCGGCGTGATGGATGCCGCGCGCCGGGCCGCCGCGGAGATCCTCAGGGGCTCACCTTCGTCGGTTCGCGCATCGATCGCCGCCATGTCGGCCGCCGACGCCGAACCGGACACCGTCAGTGCTGTCCGCGGCAGCCTCGGCGCGCTCGACTCCGTGCTCGTCAGCCAGGACACCCACGAGGGGATCATGGCCTTCGTGGAGAAACGCGAGCCACGCTGGACGGGCCGGTAG
- a CDS encoding acyl-CoA dehydrogenase family protein — protein sequence MPYPVLTDDDRIVVETARDFARKRLAPYSLTWDADKHFPVDAMREAASLGMAGIYTSDDVGGSGLRRIDGVRIFEELARADPVTAAFLSIHNMCTWMVDTYGTDSQRSTWVPGMASMDLIASYCLTEPGAGSDAAALSTSARRDGDEYVLRGSKQFISGGGVSDVYVVMARTGDKGPRGISTFVVEKGAPGLSFGPAEAKMGWHNQPTAQVVFDDVRVPAANLLGGADGEGTGFSIAMNGLNGGRLNIAACSMGGAQAAYDAALQYTAEREAFGTPLIKEPTISATLADMATSLEASRLMLWRAAEALDAGDPDKVQLCAMAKRFVTETCYTVADQALQLHGGYGYLHETGIEKIVRDLRVNRILEGTNEIMRMVIGRAEAARVTSERTNR from the coding sequence ATGCCCTACCCGGTTCTGACCGACGACGATCGGATCGTCGTCGAGACGGCTCGCGACTTCGCGCGCAAGAGGCTCGCCCCGTACTCGCTCACCTGGGATGCCGACAAGCATTTCCCGGTCGACGCGATGCGGGAGGCCGCATCGCTCGGCATGGCCGGCATCTACACGAGTGACGACGTCGGCGGATCCGGTCTGCGCCGCATCGACGGCGTCCGGATCTTCGAGGAACTCGCCAGAGCCGACCCGGTGACCGCAGCGTTCCTGTCGATCCACAACATGTGCACCTGGATGGTCGACACCTACGGCACAGACTCCCAGCGCTCCACGTGGGTGCCCGGCATGGCGTCCATGGACCTGATCGCGAGTTACTGCCTCACCGAGCCGGGCGCCGGGTCGGACGCGGCAGCACTGTCGACGTCGGCGCGGCGCGACGGCGACGAGTACGTCCTGCGCGGCAGCAAGCAGTTCATCTCCGGCGGCGGTGTCTCGGACGTCTACGTCGTGATGGCCCGCACCGGCGACAAGGGGCCGCGCGGCATCTCCACGTTCGTCGTCGAGAAGGGCGCTCCCGGACTGTCGTTCGGGCCCGCCGAGGCCAAGATGGGCTGGCACAATCAGCCGACCGCCCAGGTGGTCTTCGACGACGTCCGGGTCCCCGCCGCGAACCTGCTCGGCGGCGCCGACGGCGAGGGCACCGGCTTCTCGATCGCCATGAACGGGCTCAACGGCGGGCGGCTCAACATCGCTGCGTGCTCGATGGGCGGCGCACAGGCCGCGTACGACGCAGCCCTGCAGTACACAGCCGAGCGAGAGGCATTCGGCACTCCCCTCATCAAGGAGCCGACGATCAGCGCGACCCTCGCCGATATGGCGACGTCGCTCGAGGCCTCGCGCCTGATGCTGTGGCGGGCTGCGGAAGCGCTCGACGCCGGGGACCCGGACAAGGTGCAGCTGTGCGCGATGGCGAAGCGGTTCGTCACCGAGACCTGTTACACGGTGGCCGATCAGGCGCTGCAGTTGCACGGCGGATACGGCTACCTGCACGAGACGGGAATCGAGAAGATCGTCCGCGATCTGCGCGTGAACCGGATTCTGGAAGGAACCAACGAGATCATGCGGATGGTGATCGGCCGAGCCGAAGCCGCCCGTGTCACAAGCGAAAGGACCAACCGATGA
- the mmsB gene encoding 3-hydroxyisobutyrate dehydrogenase, whose translation MSTIAFLGLGNMGGPMAANLIGDGHRVVGFDPSADALAAAREHGVEPADSAEAAVAGADVVITMLPSGAIVRSVYETVLPHATPGQLFIDSSTISVEDARDVNKLATDAGILQIDAPVSGGVKGATAGALAFMVGGDDASLAAARPVLEPMAGKVVACGDPGNGQAAKLCNNMILAVQQVAVGEAFVLAEKLGLSDQALYDVVTGATGNCWALHTNCPVPGPVPTAPSENEFRPGFATALMNKDLGLAMAAVESAGSTAPLGTQAADLYAAFAQENGHLDFSAIIGTLK comes from the coding sequence ATGAGCACCATCGCCTTCCTCGGGCTGGGCAACATGGGCGGCCCGATGGCCGCCAATCTGATCGGCGACGGCCATCGCGTCGTCGGCTTCGATCCGTCCGCCGACGCACTCGCCGCCGCCCGTGAGCACGGTGTGGAGCCGGCCGACTCAGCGGAGGCCGCCGTAGCCGGGGCCGACGTCGTCATCACCATGCTTCCCAGTGGCGCCATCGTGCGCTCGGTGTACGAGACCGTGCTCCCCCACGCGACACCCGGACAGCTGTTCATCGACTCGTCGACCATCTCCGTCGAAGATGCGCGCGACGTCAACAAGCTCGCCACCGACGCCGGGATACTGCAGATCGATGCGCCCGTCTCCGGCGGCGTCAAGGGTGCGACGGCGGGCGCCCTCGCGTTCATGGTCGGCGGCGACGACGCGTCACTCGCGGCCGCACGTCCGGTACTCGAGCCGATGGCAGGAAAGGTCGTCGCGTGCGGCGATCCCGGCAACGGTCAGGCGGCGAAGCTGTGCAACAACATGATCCTGGCAGTTCAGCAGGTCGCCGTCGGCGAGGCGTTCGTCCTCGCCGAGAAGCTCGGCCTGTCTGATCAGGCGCTCTACGACGTGGTGACCGGCGCGACCGGAAACTGCTGGGCGTTGCACACCAACTGTCCGGTCCCCGGCCCGGTGCCCACCGCACCGTCGGAGAACGAGTTCCGGCCCGGGTTCGCGACAGCCTTGATGAACAAGGACCTGGGGCTCGCCATGGCGGCCGTCGAATCCGCGGGATCAACCGCACCGCTCGGTACGCAGGCTGCCGATCTGTACGCTGCGTTCGCGCAGGAGAACGGCCATCTGGACTTCAGCGCCATCATCGGCACCCTGAAGTAG